In a genomic window of Telopea speciosissima isolate NSW1024214 ecotype Mountain lineage chromosome 5, Tspe_v1, whole genome shotgun sequence:
- the LOC122661361 gene encoding filament-like plant protein 4, producing MDRRSWPWKKKSSDKTIEKIISSSDSAGASLVSAGSPGNQENSKKVKYVQLSVESYTHFTGLEEQVKALEEEVKLLEDEVKVSEDKLKTLNEDLTSAQSEMITKDNLVKQHAKVAEEAVSGWEKAEAEASALKHQLESVTLLKLTAEDRASHLDGALKECMRQIRNLKEEHELKLHEVVLTKTKQWDKIKHDFEAKIGDLKQELLRSSGENAALSRSLQERSNMLMKVSEEKSQAEAEIELLKTNIQSCEKEINSFKYELHIVSKELEIRNEEKNMSMRSAEVATKQNLEGVKKIAKLEAECQRLRGLVRKKLPGPAALAQMKHEVENLGRDYGEIRPRRSPVRSPSPHLAPLPEFSLDNVQQFHKETEFLTARLLAMEEETNMLKEALAKRNSELQTSRNMCAKTASMLRSLEAQMQALNLQKSSPKSTTDMPIEGSSSQSASNPPSLTSMSEDGIDEDGSVVESWATALISELSQFKKERDAEKVIKADNPKHLELMDDFLEMERMACLSAEPNGAISTSAGLTNKVTENGDHSALADVTKGEQQTSLDPSVNQVSSNVELESDTDQVPLLKLRSRISMVFESQAKDANVEKVLEDIKHVVLNLQDSLLQNSVSSTVEENKNCEDNVHTIDQELAAAISQIHDFVVSLGKEAMAMQDRYPDGHGLNKKVEEFSASVSKILCSKMSLVDFVFDLSHVLAKAGELSFNVLGYKGNEGETSMSDCIDKVALPENKVVQDDLASEKFPNGGAHISHSTSDPEVLQDGSPIPGFELNSKSCKCSLEELEQLKSDKHNMEMDLTRCTEELESTKSQLQETEQLMEELRTQLASSQKSNSLADTQLKCMAESYKSLEMRSQELEAEVNLLRTKTEALDDELQEEKRSHQNALDKCNDLQEQIKRSESCSKCLSSSAADVVDTEIKQEREIAAAAEKLAECQETIFLLSRQLKSLRPPTELMGSPQNEMHQKGGSSIVDEPTPSGLNPESIPTSKDFDQAEMETAASNFTGVGGESPSDAFNSSSYPSDTEANMLLRSPVNSTHPRHRPTRSGSCTTSLAATPEKHSRGFSRFFSSKTKNGH from the exons ATGGACCGCCGTAGTTGgccatggaagaaaaaatcaTCTGATAAAACAATTGAGAAAATAATTTCCTCATCAGATTCTGCTGGTGCTTCCTTGGTTTCAGCTGGATCTCCGGGGAATCAG GAAAAttcaaagaaagtaaaatatgTTCAACTATCTGTGGAATCATATACCCATTTCACTGGATTGGAGGAACAAGTTAAGGCATTGGAGGAAGAGGTTAAGTTATTGGAGGATGAGGTTAAGGTATCAGAGGATAAATTAAAGACATTAAATGAAGATCTGACCTCAGCACAGTCAGAGATGATTACTAAGGATAATCTGGTCAAGCAGCATGCAAAAGTTGCTGAAGAAGCTGTGTCAG GCTGGGAAAAAGCTGAAGCGGAAGCTTCCGCTTTGAAACATCAACTCGAATCTGTCACACTTCTGAAGCTTACTGCTGAAGATCGAGCATCCCATCTGGATGGTGCCCTCAAAGAATGCATGAGGCAAATACGGAATTTGAAGGAGGAGCATGAACTGAAGTTGCATGAGGTTGTTCTAACCAAAACCAAGCAATGGGACAAGATCAAGCACGATTTTGAAGCAAAAATAGGTGATTTAAAGCAAGAACTCCTTAGATCATCTGGTGAAAATGCTGCACTTTCCAGGTCGTTGCAAGAACGTTCCAACATGCTAATGAAGGTCAGTGAAGAAAAATCCCAAGCTGAGGCTGAGATTGAACTTTTAAAGACCAATATTCAATCTTGTGAAAAGGAGATAAACTCATTTAAGTATGAGCTCCATATAGTTTCAAAGGAGCTTGAAATCCGCAATGAAGAAAAGAACATGAGTATGAGGTCTGCTGAAGTGGCCACCAAACAGAATTTGGAGGGTGTTAAGAAGATAGCCAAGTTGGAAGCAGAGTGCCAGAGGCTACGTGGCCTTGTTAGGAAAAAGTTGCCTGGGCCCGCTGCATTGGCCCAAATGAAGCATGAAGTTGAGAACTTAGGCCGGGATTATGGAGAAATTCGACCACGGAGGTCTCCTGTTAGGAGTCCTAGCCCACATTTGGCTCCACTACCTGAATTTTCTCTTGACAATGTTCAGCAGTTCCATAAAGAGACTGAGTTTCTCACTGCACGTTTGTTGGcaatggaagaagaaacaaatatgTTGAAAGAGGCTTTGGCTAAGCGAAACAGTGAATTGCAAACTTCAAGAAACATGTGTGCTAAAACAGCTAGTATGCTTCGAAGCCTAGAAGCACAAATGCAGGCACTGAATCTACAAAAAAGCTCTCCAAAATCGACTACTGATATGCCTATTGAAGGTTCCTCAAGCCAAAGTGCAAGCAATCCTCCAAGCTTGACTTCCATGTCTGAAGATGGAATCGATGAGGATGGAAGTGTTGTTGAGTCCTGGGCTACAGCTTTGATCTCGGAGCTCTCTCAATTCAAGAAGGAAAGGGATGCCGAGAAAGTTATCAAGGCTGATAATCCAAAACACTTGGAACTTATGGATGACTTCCTGGAGATGGAGAGAATGGCGTGTTTATCAGCTGAACCAAATGGTGCCATCTCCACTTCAGCTGGTTTAACCAATAAAGTAACTGAAAATGGAGACCATAGTGCTTTGGCTGATGTCACAAAAGGAGAACAGCAAACTAGCTTGGACCCATCAGTGAATCAGGTTTCCTCTAATGTGGAGCTTGAATCTGACACAGACCAAGTGCCATTGTTGAAGCTCAGATCAAGAATTTCAATGGTATTTGAGTCTCAAGCTAAGGATGCTAATGTGGAGAAAGTCTTAGAGGACATTAAACATGTTGTACTCAATTTACAAGATTCTCTGCTTCAGAACTCAGTAAGCTCTACCGTCGAGGAGAATAAGAATTGTGAAGACAATGTACATACCATAGACCAGGAACTGGCAGCTGCTATTTCTCAGATTCATGATTTTGTGGTATCACTGGGCAAAGAAGCTATGGCAATGCAGGACAGGTATCCTGATGGACATGGATTAAATAAAAAGGTTGAAGAGTTCTCTGCCTCTGTCAGCAAAATTCTGTGCAGCAAAATGAGTTTGGTTGACTTTGTTTTTGACCTTTCTCATGTCCTGGCCAAAGCTGGTGAACTCAGCTTCAATGTCCTGGGTTATAAGGGAAATGAAGGGGAAACCAGCATGTCTGATTGCATAGATAAAGTAGCATTACCAGAAAATAAGGTTGTCCAGGATGATCTTGCAAGCGAGAAATTTCCCAATGGTGGTGCCCATATTTCTCACTCTACTTCTGATCCTGAAGTTCTTCAGGATGGAAGTCCAATTCCAGGCTTTGAATTGAATTCGAAGTCATGCAAATGCTCATTGGAGGAACTGGAACAACTGAAATCAGACAAACATAACATGGAAATGGATTTAACTAGGTGCACTGAAGAGCTGGAAAGTACAAAGTCTCAGTTACAGGAAACCGAGCAACTTATGGAAGAGCTAAGAACACAATTGGCATCTTCTCAAAAATCAAACAGCTTAGCAGATACACAGCTGAAATGTATGGCAGAATCTTACAAGTCACTTGAAATGCGTTCACAGGAGTTAGAAGCTGAAGTCAACCTTCTACGCACAAAAACTGAGGCTTTAGATGATGAACTtcaggaagaaaagagaagtcaTCAAAATGCTCTAGACAAATGCAATGATCTTCAAGAGCAAATAAAAAG GAGTGAGAGCTGTTCGAAGTGTTTATCATCTTCCGCTGCTGATGTAGTAGACACTGAGATCAAACAG gagagagagatagcagCTGCAGCAGAGAAGCTCGCAGAGTGCCAGGAGACCATTTTTCTTCTCAGTAGGCAGTTGAAATCTTTGCGTCCTCCAACAGAGCTCATGGGATCCCCACAAAATGAGATGCATCAAAAGGGTGGGAGTTCCATAGTAGATGAGCCAACTCCTAGTGGATTGAACCCAGAAAGCATCCCCACTTCAAAAGACTTTGATCAGGCTGAGATGGAGACTGCTGCTTCAAATTTTACGGGAGTGGGTGGTGAGTCCCCCTCAGATGCATTCAACTCTTCCAGTTATCCATCTGACACTGAAGCAAACATGCTCTTGAGATCCCCAGTCAATTCAACACATCCGAGACACCGGCCCACAAGATCAGGCTCCTGTACTACTTCTTTGGCCGCAACTCCTGAGAAGCATTCACGGGGTTTTAGCAGGTTCTTTTCATCCAAAACAAAGAATGGACACTAG